The Planococcus versutus genome contains a region encoding:
- a CDS encoding tetratricopeptide repeat protein, producing MKANKIETATQVISAIHQLWQARSIREVREFIGQLETEDEFFKLIKLADQADLHTYSHLLATQAHKRFQTLRTFTWQCARLLETGRSLEAEERMSSRLQDVESGNDSEDELAAAHQLLLRIFAQLNRLPEAKAQLTLYEKHKGFVWPDLEGFYFIHSGEWDKAERVLEKEINSTATERNHYVRLLYADVLAMTGRQKESLAVLEQGQQLAPDSWTFRADIIRTLFFLGHYQKAVEAIALYTKENPYHGYRKSWIHMTADCLYKLERWEALKDWVQQHQSVLEKTVFGKNEIRQDAERREIRLTPNIQKLNYCVPASLSLMLEAYDMKKGQDEIAEHVFDVTGSDLQTTLAYMESLGFTGRYFKGTLDLYKKFIDAGIPVLLSMLIENTAHVQVVVGYDDRLQALLIQDPNDLGPFLLSYQDLADTYKLTDGLSMVFLLPTQESFLTLVNKKEHHFFTQLFEIWADEETGDEKDRAVEFLTHYPEERYGAVVGLVTQYSEKAKELHASWLEKLYRDLGKKDAEVALVAAHMHFRKEEYAQALVSLEFVSEKKSSYALFLKAAILMSQDEHMNAVPLLKKSIELDHYQPIAYSHLARCYLEIDKIHQAFKWSGIALDQEPTDVYARITHSLIQFDLGAYEKALSRFRELSQEQPDDGYFIYETGRCLVALGEEESAIQAFERAKKIDAKEPFAYLRIAEMHMDAKQWQQAETVLQEGIDNSDKTDLLHMYIGHIAMEQERFKDAEVAYRKSQKLEPSDLYIITHIAHALLKQNHIDQLKALVMEHTEKDDTAYFNRTAAMLWEESEDDTVKALALTLLEDGLERLGVTRYSLAEQYAEFGEAPQFRSRILDRFKTIRANKADSVLLCFEGSVYEMEDHQRFAQVLYQQAIELDGFYMAHFHLARLAEQLDEWTKARDHFAACAKTEPSFTPAQEGLMRCYVALEDNNRALKAALHVLEHEPLSVELHELFELIDNESKRQQIEEVLEKVSAQVPEEWLLSAKSHLAENQGDVARAESLLLKAEASNGALSSRYQHVQFCVRQGDHKKAVMLLEELIVEDPTEETFYAEYVRLLVELRKTSRLHKQLKKRLSGEALAMAETYSATQLVMWLEAEEGDSENLFGKLRGKSRRFMMLGNIIALYNDAMKKYKQSVVPVLHLAEFYMARDMPGEAVRVLGQFLKHQDHAVAEKLWLEATLQQANLEQSDKLLDKATKLAEKLSNKQPEDVDVWLWQGDIEVIRGNVDGAEKRYERAIALNPYRSDGYVRLMHVLAESRGEKPASFEKRLPEALRVNEWICLTLATMSITTGDSVSAIARLHALQRELPSYLPASYELARATMAGGQVTQAKQLLTQLFKKEGGEQFVATAIEEELFEDILEDVFAVEG from the coding sequence ATGAAAGCGAACAAAATCGAAACAGCGACACAAGTAATAAGTGCGATCCATCAATTATGGCAAGCACGTTCAATTCGAGAGGTGCGTGAATTTATTGGGCAACTCGAAACAGAAGATGAATTTTTTAAGTTAATCAAACTCGCGGATCAAGCGGATTTACATACATATAGTCATCTCCTTGCAACGCAAGCGCATAAACGCTTCCAAACGTTGCGCACGTTTACGTGGCAATGTGCACGTTTGCTTGAAACGGGTCGCAGCTTAGAAGCTGAAGAACGCATGAGCAGCCGACTGCAAGATGTCGAATCTGGAAATGATTCAGAAGACGAATTAGCAGCGGCACATCAACTGCTGCTGCGTATATTTGCGCAGCTAAATCGTTTGCCAGAAGCAAAAGCCCAGTTGACACTTTATGAAAAGCACAAGGGATTTGTCTGGCCAGACTTGGAAGGCTTTTATTTTATTCATAGTGGGGAATGGGACAAGGCAGAACGCGTACTCGAAAAAGAAATAAACAGCACTGCGACGGAACGCAATCATTATGTGAGGTTGCTGTATGCCGATGTGTTAGCAATGACGGGACGGCAAAAAGAATCGTTGGCGGTACTCGAACAAGGTCAACAGTTAGCGCCTGACAGTTGGACATTCCGCGCAGATATTATTCGCACCTTGTTTTTCCTTGGGCATTACCAAAAAGCAGTAGAAGCGATTGCGCTTTACACGAAAGAAAATCCGTATCATGGGTACCGAAAATCATGGATTCACATGACAGCCGACTGTTTGTATAAACTCGAACGCTGGGAAGCATTAAAAGACTGGGTCCAGCAACATCAAAGCGTGCTTGAAAAAACAGTATTCGGCAAAAATGAAATTCGGCAAGATGCTGAACGTCGTGAAATTCGCTTGACGCCAAACATTCAAAAACTCAATTATTGTGTGCCGGCGTCGCTATCGCTCATGCTCGAAGCCTATGATATGAAAAAAGGGCAAGACGAAATTGCCGAACACGTTTTTGATGTAACGGGCTCGGATTTACAGACGACGTTGGCGTATATGGAGTCGCTCGGATTTACGGGACGGTATTTTAAAGGCACGCTGGATCTTTATAAAAAGTTTATTGATGCAGGTATTCCAGTACTCCTCAGTATGCTGATTGAAAATACCGCACACGTTCAAGTTGTTGTCGGATATGATGACCGCTTGCAAGCGTTACTCATTCAAGATCCAAACGATTTAGGTCCATTTTTATTGTCGTATCAAGATCTTGCAGATACGTATAAATTAACGGATGGATTGAGTATGGTGTTCTTATTGCCAACACAAGAATCGTTTTTGACGTTAGTAAACAAAAAAGAACATCACTTTTTCACTCAGCTGTTTGAAATTTGGGCAGACGAAGAAACCGGTGATGAAAAAGATCGAGCCGTCGAATTTTTAACACACTATCCAGAAGAACGTTACGGAGCGGTAGTGGGGCTAGTAACGCAGTATTCAGAAAAAGCAAAAGAGCTTCATGCGTCGTGGCTCGAAAAGTTGTACCGAGACCTTGGGAAAAAAGATGCGGAAGTGGCGTTAGTTGCGGCACATATGCATTTTCGAAAAGAAGAATACGCGCAAGCGCTTGTGAGTTTAGAGTTTGTGTCAGAAAAGAAAAGTTCGTATGCGTTATTTTTAAAAGCTGCAATTTTGATGAGTCAAGATGAACACATGAATGCAGTTCCGTTGTTGAAAAAATCCATTGAATTGGATCATTACCAGCCCATTGCCTATAGTCATTTGGCTCGTTGTTATTTAGAAATAGACAAAATCCATCAAGCGTTTAAATGGTCGGGCATTGCACTTGACCAAGAACCGACAGACGTTTATGCACGCATTACGCATAGCTTGATTCAATTTGATTTGGGTGCTTACGAAAAAGCGTTGTCGCGTTTTCGTGAATTGTCACAGGAACAACCAGACGATGGCTATTTTATATACGAAACGGGTCGTTGTCTCGTAGCGCTAGGTGAAGAAGAATCGGCCATTCAAGCTTTTGAACGTGCAAAAAAAATAGATGCAAAAGAGCCGTTTGCGTATTTGCGGATTGCTGAAATGCACATGGATGCAAAACAGTGGCAACAAGCTGAAACCGTGCTTCAAGAAGGCATCGACAACAGCGATAAAACCGATTTGCTGCATATGTATATCGGACATATTGCTATGGAACAAGAGCGGTTTAAAGATGCAGAAGTGGCTTACCGAAAATCACAGAAACTAGAACCGTCTGATTTGTATATCATCACGCATATCGCGCACGCGTTGCTCAAGCAAAATCACATCGATCAACTTAAAGCATTGGTGATGGAACACACGGAAAAAGACGATACGGCGTATTTCAACCGAACAGCTGCTATGCTTTGGGAAGAATCAGAAGACGATACAGTAAAAGCGCTTGCGCTAACATTGCTCGAAGACGGCTTAGAGCGCCTTGGGGTGACACGTTACTCACTAGCGGAGCAATATGCAGAGTTTGGAGAAGCCCCGCAATTTCGCAGTCGCATATTGGATCGTTTTAAAACGATCCGTGCAAACAAGGCAGATTCAGTGCTGCTGTGTTTTGAAGGCAGTGTTTATGAAATGGAAGATCATCAGCGATTTGCGCAAGTGTTGTATCAACAAGCTATCGAGTTGGACGGTTTTTATATGGCGCATTTCCATTTAGCGCGTTTGGCCGAACAACTCGACGAATGGACTAAAGCACGCGACCATTTCGCAGCATGCGCAAAGACAGAACCGAGTTTTACACCAGCTCAAGAAGGCTTAATGCGTTGTTATGTGGCACTAGAAGACAACAACCGTGCGTTGAAAGCAGCGTTACATGTACTTGAACACGAGCCATTATCAGTAGAGTTGCACGAGCTGTTTGAACTTATAGACAATGAGTCAAAACGACAGCAGATCGAGGAAGTTTTAGAAAAAGTGTCGGCACAAGTACCAGAAGAATGGCTGTTGTCCGCTAAGTCTCATTTGGCAGAAAATCAAGGAGATGTTGCACGTGCAGAGTCGTTGTTACTAAAAGCCGAAGCTAGTAACGGTGCATTGTCATCTCGTTATCAACATGTTCAATTTTGTGTCAGACAAGGTGATCACAAAAAGGCGGTTATGTTACTAGAAGAGTTGATTGTTGAAGACCCAACAGAAGAAACGTTTTACGCAGAATACGTTCGGCTACTCGTGGAGCTGCGAAAAACAAGCAGACTTCATAAGCAATTGAAAAAACGTTTATCAGGTGAAGCTTTAGCTATGGCGGAAACCTATAGCGCCACTCAATTAGTGATGTGGCTAGAAGCTGAAGAAGGCGACTCGGAAAATCTGTTCGGTAAGTTGCGCGGCAAATCGCGGCGCTTTATGATGCTTGGAAATATTATTGCCTTATACAATGACGCCATGAAAAAGTACAAACAAAGTGTTGTGCCCGTGCTTCACTTAGCTGAATTTTACATGGCGCGCGATATGCCTGGAGAAGCAGTTCGAGTGCTGGGTCAATTTCTGAAACACCAAGATCACGCAGTGGCTGAAAAATTATGGCTAGAGGCCACTCTTCAACAAGCAAATCTGGAGCAATCGGACAAATTGCTCGATAAAGCCACCAAGCTAGCGGAAAAACTTAGCAACAAACAGCCGGAAGATGTGGATGTGTGGTTATGGCAAGGGGATATAGAAGTGATTCGCGGCAACGTGGACGGTGCAGAAAAACGCTACGAACGCGCCATTGCCTTGAATCCGTATCGCAGTGACGGTTATGTGCGCTTAATGCACGTGCTCGCCGAAAGCCGTGGCGAAAAACCAGCAAGCTTTGAAAAACGGTTGCCAGAAGCGTTACGAGTAAACGAGTGGATTTGTTTAACACTCGCAACTATGTCGATTACCACAGGCGACAGTGTTTCAGCAATCGCTCGTTTGCATGCGTTGCAACGAGAACTGCCTAGCTATTTGCCAGCCAGTTATGAACTGGCACGTGCCACCATGGCAGGCGGTCAAGTAACGCAAGCAAAACAATTACTCACGCAATTGTTTAAAAAAGAAGGCGGCGAACAGTTTGTTGCCACTGCCATCGAAGAGGAATTGTTTGAAGACATACTAGAAGATGTTTTTGCTGTAGAGGGTTAA
- a CDS encoding VanZ family protein, whose product MRKLKTKHIPVIFWALCILVATNNFNFQALLFAREINFDLYLFPDFSDLFDLSSIHLDSRLYVFQKIGHVISFAILFWLAARSIGDNTKAIVLCSLFAFFTEVLQLFFHRTGRLTDVLIDIGGIYLAYRLSGYIKEQGGLVPAFWTTLQKIGDVFSDDKSN is encoded by the coding sequence ATGAGAAAATTGAAAACAAAGCACATACCGGTCATTTTTTGGGCGCTGTGCATTTTAGTGGCGACCAATAACTTCAATTTCCAAGCCTTGCTGTTTGCGCGTGAAATAAACTTTGATCTTTATTTATTTCCTGACTTCTCGGATTTGTTTGATCTGAGCAGCATCCACTTAGACAGTCGATTGTACGTATTTCAAAAAATAGGACATGTCATATCGTTCGCAATATTATTTTGGCTTGCCGCTCGCAGTATTGGCGACAATACAAAGGCGATTGTGTTGTGCAGTTTGTTTGCGTTTTTCACAGAAGTTTTGCAGTTGTTTTTTCACCGAACCGGCAGACTAACAGATGTGTTAATTGATATTGGCGGCATTTACTTAGCCTACCGCTTGAGCGGTTATATAAAAGAACAAGGCGGCTTGGTGCCAGCTTTTTGGACAACGCTACAAAAAATCGGAGATGTGTTTTCAGACGATAAATCCAACTAA
- a CDS encoding putative quinol monooxygenase — MIIIHANLQVQPDQEQAFLKAARAVVEGSRKETGNVSYDLKKSTDRDCHYTMVELWEDAAATQVHNKSEHFQAFSKQAAAFMAAPIELNVYSAEPINM, encoded by the coding sequence ATGATTATTATTCACGCCAACTTACAAGTACAACCTGATCAAGAACAGGCATTTTTAAAAGCAGCTCGAGCAGTAGTAGAAGGATCCCGAAAAGAAACAGGCAACGTCAGCTACGATTTAAAAAAATCAACTGACCGCGACTGCCATTACACAATGGTTGAACTATGGGAAGACGCAGCCGCAACTCAAGTTCACAACAAAAGCGAACACTTCCAAGCATTCTCTAAACAAGCAGCCGCATTTATGGCAGCTCCCATTGAGTTGAATGTGTACAGCGCGGAACCTATCAACATGTAA
- a CDS encoding MarR family winged helix-turn-helix transcriptional regulator produces MACSFSKQEQILQLFKGLTNQLSPKFERCTGISASRYELLYQLYNTDEINQSTLQKAVNIDGAAVTRHLKQLESDGMVTRKRSSADNRVIFVSLTAQGRTQIIGYRKENMGFVNQLLNDFTDEEIEHLSGMLNRMQHNISEY; encoded by the coding sequence ATGGCATGTTCATTTTCAAAGCAAGAGCAAATCTTGCAGTTATTCAAAGGACTAACCAATCAACTCAGTCCAAAATTTGAACGCTGTACAGGCATTAGTGCATCGCGCTACGAATTGCTTTACCAGCTTTACAATACAGACGAAATCAACCAATCAACTCTTCAAAAAGCCGTTAACATTGATGGTGCCGCTGTTACGCGTCACTTGAAACAACTTGAATCAGATGGCATGGTGACAAGAAAAAGAAGTTCTGCCGATAACCGTGTGATTTTTGTTAGTTTGACAGCCCAAGGGCGCACTCAAATTATTGGTTACCGGAAAGAAAATATGGGCTTTGTCAACCAACTGCTCAATGATTTTACAGATGAAGAAATCGAACACTTGTCTGGCATGCTCAATCGCATGCAGCACAACATAAGCGAGTACTAA
- a CDS encoding nitroreductase family protein, translating to MQTTQTFQKTNDFNDIVNNRRSIKQYDPSVKISREEMSQIIEQASTAPSSINMQPWRFVVIDTQEGKEKIGPLTSFNVEKVMSASAVIAVFGDMKNIEYAKEIYGKAVELGYMPQDVMQAQLDYFKPAYENAPYDKMKDIVMLDSGLVAMQLMLVARAHGYGTNPIGGYDKENIAEVLDLDKERYVPVMLMTIGKALSEGYPSYRLPVETITEWK from the coding sequence ATGCAAACAACACAAACCTTTCAGAAAACAAACGATTTTAATGACATTGTCAACAATCGTCGATCGATCAAGCAATATGATCCATCGGTGAAAATCAGCCGCGAAGAAATGAGTCAAATCATTGAGCAAGCGTCTACAGCGCCATCTTCTATTAATATGCAGCCTTGGCGTTTTGTCGTGATCGATACACAAGAAGGGAAAGAAAAAATTGGACCGCTTACTTCATTTAACGTTGAAAAAGTGATGAGCGCTTCTGCGGTCATCGCGGTCTTTGGTGATATGAAAAACATCGAATACGCCAAAGAAATTTATGGCAAAGCCGTTGAACTTGGCTACATGCCACAAGACGTCATGCAAGCGCAATTGGATTATTTCAAGCCTGCTTATGAAAATGCTCCTTACGATAAAATGAAAGACATCGTCATGCTGGATTCAGGCTTAGTAGCCATGCAATTGATGCTTGTTGCCCGTGCGCATGGCTACGGCACCAACCCAATCGGCGGTTATGATAAAGAAAACATCGCAGAAGTGTTAGACTTAGATAAAGAACGTTATGTTCCAGTGATGTTGATGACAATCGGCAAAGCCTTATCAGAAGGCTATCCCTCGTACCGCTTGCCTGTTGAAACCATTACCGAGTGGAAATAA
- a CDS encoding LA2681 family HEPN domain-containing protein, producing MSTLEEIAQSDDYGQFEVKEVYQAAQHLLQQFQKTRTEPDKLTPLIEHLKKRLEGQAAYPLAILLECSKLGVEHQLQKDWNSAMKQRQLFLFESLYAQFKGKVPPTIWNQICLNYAEALIYVGRSLDGLDVLEQMTEAENDPSYDRLEAERGWGLLFYSTFLRDKDQRAEALHLSRELLQSGIKKITNVNGQALYEDRLKLAVKMLEEIGPIDLTGNYKPNFFEGREREYRDWCAEHRLLLNDNNEIDPKGTMKIDTLTYRHKGSDTEQALFLETFMDAMITEFTALRWNLYEALEKEPSSERNEQLKTVYRQSFTLFSKVAQFVGSYYELDLKNPRAGMQRIWFEDEDPKKPLKPFIQDSKNGALKALYWLSKELFGYEQSAVQNIATIRALLLRDQMERSFVHVITQKEEIAQTGDLRKHQLTQIELERLAMTTTFKARNALTYLGFAIGLEKK from the coding sequence ATGTCCACATTAGAAGAAATTGCCCAATCAGACGATTATGGGCAATTTGAAGTGAAAGAAGTTTACCAAGCCGCTCAACACTTGTTGCAGCAGTTTCAAAAAACGCGCACTGAGCCAGATAAGTTAACTCCCCTTATCGAGCACTTGAAAAAACGTCTCGAAGGTCAAGCGGCTTACCCGCTTGCCATCTTACTTGAATGCAGCAAGCTAGGCGTTGAGCACCAGTTGCAAAAAGACTGGAACAGCGCAATGAAACAGCGCCAACTTTTCCTATTTGAAAGTCTGTATGCGCAGTTTAAAGGCAAAGTGCCACCCACGATTTGGAACCAAATTTGCCTGAATTACGCGGAAGCACTGATATACGTGGGACGCTCTCTCGATGGTCTCGACGTATTGGAGCAAATGACCGAAGCCGAGAATGATCCATCGTACGACCGTTTAGAAGCTGAACGCGGATGGGGATTATTGTTTTACTCGACTTTTTTACGCGATAAAGATCAACGTGCCGAAGCACTTCACTTGTCACGTGAACTATTGCAAAGCGGCATCAAAAAAATCACCAATGTTAATGGACAGGCTTTGTACGAAGACCGCTTGAAACTTGCTGTCAAAATGCTTGAAGAAATCGGGCCGATTGATTTGACCGGCAACTACAAGCCAAACTTTTTCGAAGGCCGCGAGCGCGAATACCGCGACTGGTGTGCTGAGCACCGGTTACTTTTGAATGACAACAATGAAATCGATCCAAAAGGCACGATGAAAATCGATACATTGACTTATCGCCACAAAGGTTCGGACACCGAACAAGCCTTGTTCTTGGAAACGTTTATGGACGCCATGATTACGGAATTTACTGCGCTGCGTTGGAATCTTTACGAAGCGCTTGAAAAAGAACCCAGTTCTGAACGCAACGAACAACTAAAGACCGTTTACCGACAATCATTCACGCTGTTTTCTAAAGTGGCTCAGTTTGTGGGCTCGTACTATGAACTCGACTTAAAAAATCCACGTGCCGGCATGCAACGCATTTGGTTTGAAGACGAAGATCCCAAAAAACCACTCAAGCCTTTTATTCAAGACAGCAAAAACGGTGCATTAAAAGCGTTATACTGGTTATCAAAAGAACTTTTTGGCTACGAGCAATCGGCCGTTCAAAACATTGCAACCATTCGTGCGCTGCTTTTACGCGATCAAATGGAACGCAGCTTTGTTCACGTCATTACTCAAAAAGAAGAAATCGCCCAAACCGGCGATTTGCGCAAGCACCAACTGACACAAATCGAACTCGAGCGTTTGGCCATGACCACTACGTTTAAAGCGCGTAACGCGTTAACGTATTTGGGCTTTGCGATTGGGTTGGAGAAAAAATAG
- a CDS encoding AbrB/MazE/SpoVT family DNA-binding domain-containing protein — MKSTGVVRKIDQLGRVVFPVELRRNLNLREGDAMEIFVDGDFILMKKYQATGACAVTGEVLDENKEFAPGLILSPEGADMLFQKLKSERA; from the coding sequence ATGAAAAGCACCGGTGTTGTAAGAAAAATCGATCAGTTAGGTCGTGTGGTGTTCCCTGTAGAACTGCGCAGAAACTTAAATTTAAGAGAAGGCGATGCGATGGAGATTTTCGTTGACGGTGACTTTATTTTGATGAAAAAATACCAAGCGACAGGAGCCTGTGCCGTAACCGGCGAAGTGTTGGACGAAAACAAAGAATTCGCACCGGGCCTGATCTTAAGTCCAGAAGGCGCTGATATGTTATTCCAGAAGTTGAAGAGCGAACGCGCGTAA
- a CDS encoding SDR family oxidoreductase, translated as MRLANKVAIITGGANGIGKAIATAYAKEGAKISIADFNEKALTATVDEFTAQGFGAFGVKVNVASEEDIQKMVDDTVAHFGQVDILVNCAGVLDNIQAAHNVEDAIWNRVMDINVGGVMRGSRKILPLFTEQGSGVIINLASITALTGGRGGLTYTAAKHAVAGMTKNIASMYGPQGVRCNAIAPAQVETGLTQSMDGYDMFGFKQATRAVDLMGPPALPEDIANIALFLASDESKTINGVVLAADAGWSAY; from the coding sequence ATGCGTTTAGCAAACAAAGTAGCCATCATCACAGGTGGCGCAAATGGCATTGGCAAAGCAATTGCAACAGCTTATGCAAAAGAAGGCGCGAAGATTTCAATTGCAGATTTTAATGAAAAAGCGTTAACCGCTACCGTCGATGAATTTACGGCGCAAGGGTTTGGAGCGTTTGGCGTAAAAGTAAACGTTGCTTCTGAAGAAGACATTCAAAAAATGGTAGACGACACCGTAGCTCATTTTGGCCAAGTCGACATTTTGGTCAACTGTGCAGGTGTCTTAGACAACATTCAAGCGGCTCATAACGTAGAAGACGCTATTTGGAACCGCGTGATGGACATTAACGTTGGTGGCGTCATGCGCGGATCGCGTAAAATTTTGCCGTTGTTTACAGAACAAGGCAGCGGTGTGATCATTAACCTTGCATCTATTACGGCACTTACGGGCGGACGAGGCGGCTTGACCTACACCGCAGCCAAACACGCAGTTGCTGGCATGACAAAAAACATTGCGTCAATGTACGGGCCACAAGGCGTTCGCTGCAATGCCATTGCTCCAGCACAAGTCGAAACAGGACTCACGCAATCAATGGATGGCTACGACATGTTCGGCTTTAAACAAGCCACGCGTGCCGTTGACTTGATGGGTCCTCCTGCATTGCCAGAAGACATCGCCAACATCGCGCTGTTCTTAGCAAGCGATGAGTCCAAAACCATTAACGGTGTGGTGCTAGCTGCAGATGCTGGTTGGAGCGCTTACTAA
- a CDS encoding class D sortase: MTRKIGMVLIVIGLLFAGWNGYKWLSETASGQQEISETDIVKTDDVSPVAVPTEERIEEKTVPEQVEKPLEPKLRTYEEYKRGDDIGWLLIPSLDKKYPVYWGTDEDTLTQGVGYHVSKFTLPPDGQRHTVLSGHRDTVFRELGELKEGDSLFIQFEEKQYEYQLTKSWITAAEDRTVIVSKDEAVLTLTTCYPFTFLGAAPDRYIIEAPLVNVTEMNL; this comes from the coding sequence ATGACCAGAAAAATAGGCATGGTACTCATTGTAATAGGCTTGCTGTTTGCCGGCTGGAATGGCTATAAGTGGCTTTCTGAAACGGCTTCAGGGCAGCAGGAAATCAGTGAAACCGATATCGTTAAAACGGATGACGTTAGTCCTGTCGCGGTTCCGACAGAAGAGCGTATTGAAGAAAAAACAGTTCCGGAGCAAGTTGAAAAACCGCTAGAGCCAAAGCTACGAACATATGAAGAATACAAACGCGGTGACGACATCGGCTGGTTGCTGATTCCTTCTCTCGATAAAAAGTATCCAGTGTACTGGGGCACAGATGAAGATACGTTAACGCAAGGAGTCGGCTACCACGTCAGCAAGTTTACGCTTCCTCCAGATGGTCAGCGCCACACCGTTTTATCTGGCCACAGAGACACGGTTTTTCGAGAGCTTGGCGAGTTGAAAGAAGGCGACAGCTTGTTTATCCAATTTGAAGAAAAGCAATACGAATATCAACTAACAAAAAGCTGGATCACCGCTGCAGAAGACCGGACCGTGATTGTGTCAAAAGATGAAGCGGTACTCACGCTTACCACTTGTTATCCGTTTACCTTTTTAGGCGCAGCTCCGGATCGCTATATTATTGAAGCCCCTCTGGTAAATGTGACAGAGATGAATTTATAA
- a CDS encoding CHRD domain-containing protein — translation MKKFMALPVVSVLAIGGFAGSVFAAHEGQEFMAELTPEQETMEIESDATGDASIMFSEDGMSLDFTVNANELDDAVAGHFHSGATGEDGPVEIMLFKNDAPMDYDGEVATGTLTEADLAGDMSWEDFTKAMVAGDIYVNLHTEEYPDGEIRGQVEMAGDEMPTTATNGALYTMLGAFMALMGGLLVFGRKQKKIA, via the coding sequence ATGAAAAAATTCATGGCTTTACCAGTCGTTTCAGTATTGGCAATCGGAGGGTTTGCAGGATCGGTTTTTGCAGCACACGAAGGACAAGAATTCATGGCAGAGTTGACGCCAGAACAAGAAACCATGGAAATCGAAAGCGATGCTACAGGAGACGCAAGTATTATGTTTAGCGAAGATGGCATGTCGTTGGATTTCACGGTTAACGCTAATGAGTTGGACGACGCGGTGGCAGGACATTTTCACAGTGGCGCTACTGGAGAAGATGGTCCTGTAGAAATCATGTTATTTAAAAATGACGCACCTATGGATTATGACGGAGAAGTCGCAACGGGCACGTTGACCGAAGCCGACCTTGCCGGAGACATGAGCTGGGAAGACTTCACAAAAGCGATGGTCGCGGGTGACATTTACGTCAATCTTCATACAGAAGAGTATCCGGATGGCGAAATTCGCGGGCAAGTCGAAATGGCTGGAGATGAAATGCCAACAACCGCTACAAACGGAGCTTTGTATACGATGCTTGGTGCGTTTATGGCGTTAATGGGCGGCCTATTGGTATTTGGTAGAAAACAGAAAAAAATCGCATAA
- a CDS encoding threonine aldolase family protein yields MTTKMFASDNNSGVHPLILEAIVQANQGHVAAYGNDPYTAEAIQKFKAHFGEACEVAFVFNGTGANVTGLKAMVRSHQAIICTDGAHINSDEGGAPEGFIGGKLLTSPSADGKLTISQIERQLHHIGNPQRSQPKVVSISQCTELGTVYTIDEIKEITRFAHENGLYVHMDGARLSNAAAHLGCSFAEMTVDAGIDMLAFGGTKNGLMMGEAVVCFNPELASEITYIRKQGMQLGSKMRFLAVQFDRLLTNDLWLDNARSANHMAQLLAEGLVKFPEITLSQPVQSNAIFALLPKAQIQHLQKKHSFALWNEEKDEIRLVTSFDTEKEDIAHFLADVKNSFS; encoded by the coding sequence ATGACAACGAAAATGTTTGCAAGCGACAACAATTCAGGAGTTCACCCGCTCATTTTAGAAGCCATCGTTCAAGCGAATCAAGGACATGTTGCGGCTTACGGAAACGATCCGTACACGGCAGAGGCTATTCAAAAATTCAAAGCTCATTTTGGTGAAGCGTGCGAAGTGGCATTTGTTTTTAATGGCACGGGTGCCAATGTGACAGGATTAAAAGCAATGGTGCGTTCGCATCAAGCCATTATTTGCACAGACGGCGCGCACATTAACTCAGACGAAGGCGGCGCACCAGAAGGGTTTATTGGAGGGAAACTGCTAACGTCTCCGTCAGCGGATGGCAAACTGACGATTAGCCAAATCGAGCGTCAACTGCATCACATAGGCAACCCGCAGCGAAGCCAGCCAAAAGTCGTTTCGATCTCACAATGCACAGAACTCGGAACGGTTTACACAATTGACGAAATCAAGGAAATCACTCGTTTTGCCCACGAAAATGGACTGTATGTACATATGGACGGAGCACGACTCAGCAACGCAGCAGCTCACCTCGGTTGCAGTTTTGCCGAAATGACAGTAGATGCGGGTATCGACATGCTGGCGTTTGGGGGAACGAAAAATGGCTTGATGATGGGCGAGGCGGTCGTCTGTTTCAATCCGGAATTGGCGTCTGAGATCACATACATTCGAAAACAAGGCATGCAACTCGGCTCTAAAATGCGCTTTCTGGCGGTGCAATTTGACCGATTGTTAACGAATGACCTATGGCTAGACAATGCCCGAAGTGCCAACCATATGGCGCAGCTACTTGCAGAAGGGTTAGTCAAATTTCCAGAAATCACGCTTTCTCAGCCGGTTCAGTCAAATGCGATTTTCGCTTTATTGCCAAAAGCACAAATCCAACACCTTCAGAAAAAACATTCGTTTGCGTTATGGAACGAAGAAAAAGATGAAATTCGGTTGGTGACTTCTTTCGATACTGAAAAAGAAGACATCGCGCACTTTCTTGCGGATGTTAAAAACAGCTTTTCATGA